From the genome of Thermosynechococcus sp. NK55a:
ACTATCAGATCATGACCTTTACTGCTCATCCTGTGTTTTCTGCACTGTGGTTAGTCAGCCTAGGAGTAGTGATGGCAATTGTGATCATGGCCTTGAAGTATTACGGCGATCGCCGGCACTTTTCCTCGCCACAGGAGGTGTAATCATGCTTTTGGAATTGCAGGACTATATTAAGAAGCGCCAAGTGGTTTCCATTGAGGAGTTGGTGAATCATTTTCGATCGCCACCGAGTCTCATTGAGCCTATGATTGAGCAGCTCATAGCCAAAGGGCGAGTCCAAAAAATCACCCCTAGCCACTGCAGCAGTTGCCAGCAGTGCGGCTCGCAGTCTCTTCAATTGTACGAGTGGAGAATGAACCATGTTATCTTCAGCAATGATCAATCGCCTAAATGAACAGATTAACCTTGAGATGTTCTCAGCCTACCTCTATTTGCAGATGAGCTCTTGGTGTGCTCACAAAGCCTTGGAAGGATGTGCTACTTTTCTTGGGCAACATGCCGATGAAGAAATGGCGCACATGCGGCGTCTCCTGAGCTATATGCACGAGACCGGTGCCCTAGCAATTTTGAAGGATATAGCAGCTCCTCCCCACAACTTTGCTTCTCTTAAGGAGATGTTTAACCAAGTCTATGAGCATGAACAGTTTGTCACTCGCAAAATAAACGAGCTAGTGCATTTAGCCAATAGCGAACCTGACTATTCAACACTGCAGTTTTTGCAGTGGTATGTTGCTGAACAACACCAAGAAGAATTTTTATTCAAAAGTATCCTCGATAAGATTGAACTCATTGGCACAGAAGGGCAAGGACTATTTTTTATTGACCAAGAAATTGGCAAACTTACCTCAACCAGAAACAGCAAGACACTGCCCAGCATAGGCTAAGCGCCACCCCTTGTCCAGGGGTTGAATGTTACCCCAGAAGATTTAAGGGGATCTAGGGATAAGTTATTGGCCCATCAGTGCTATAACGACACGATAAAAAGACAACTACGCCAACATCTCAGAGTAGAAACAGTTAGGAGATGCTTGGTAAACCTGGGTAATGGTGGCGGCCAGTCGTTGCATGCCAAGGGCAATTTCCTCATTACTGGCGGTGAGACTAATGCGTAAGCACTCCTGTTTGTGGCGCCACGGCTCCGTTAAGCCGGGGAAAAAGGAACTGCCGGGAACAACAATCACACCTGCTCGTTTCAAGTGTTGATACAATTCCCAATCCGTCATGGGTAAATCCCGTAGCCACAACCACGCAAAAATCGCCCCTTCACCGCGATGCAAAAACCAAGGAATGTCGTTGGGTAAAGCACTGCGTAGGGCGTCTTCGAGAATTGTAAACTTGCGCTGATAGAAGGGGCGAATGACATTGACAGACACTTCGGCGAGGGCACCGTTGGCAATGGCTAAAGCGGCGATCGCCTGACCGTAGCGGGAGGCATGAATGCAGGCATTGGTTTGAAAAGCTTCAAGGACACTCAAAATCTCGCGATCCCCAATGGCAATCCCCACCCGTTCCCCCGGCAGCCCTGCTTTTGAAAGGCTGAGGCAGTGGACAATGTTCCCGCCAAAAACGGGCGCTAGTTCGGTAAAATTCAAACTGGGGTAGGGTGGCCCATAGGCAGCATCAATCAGCACCGGCACGCCATAGGGCACAGCCAAATCGGCAATTTGGCGCACCTCTAGGTCTGTGAGTACATTTCCCGTTGGATTGCAGGGACGGGAGAAGATTACACAGCCCGTGGTGTCGTCAATGTGCAGTTGTTGAAAGTCTGGACGATACTTAAAGGTGTGATCCGCTTCAAAAACCTCAAGGCGCGGACGATAGGCAACAACGGTATTGGGGGTAAGGCTGACGCCACCGTAGCCTGTGTATTCGGGACTTAAAGGAAGAACGACTTTCTTTAATTGACCGTTGGCGCTCAAGCCCCCAAAGGCATTGGCAGCAAAGAAGTAGAGGGCCTGACTGCCGGGGGTGACAAGGACGTTGCGCTCCGTCAGGTTCAAACCATAGCGGCGATTAAAATCATCGACAACAGCAGCAATCAACGGTTCATACCCTTGGCTGGCACCATAGCGGCAGACCACTTGGCCAAATTCTGGGCTGGCCATCAGTTCGTGGGTACAGTCACGCCACAGTTGCTCGACCTCAGGGAGAATGAGGGGGTTGCCTGCACTCAGGTTAATGAGGTCTTGGCCGCGATTCAGGCGCAGCGTCTCGATAATATCCTTCATGATTGCCCGGACTCCCGTCAGTTGGGACATTTGCTGGCCAATCTGGGAGAGTGCAGGATTCATAGGCAAAGGACATAGACAGTATTGGTTAGGATAGCATCTGCGCTTCTATTCAGGGACAGATAGAACCAATAGACACGGTCAATGCTGCTCTGCGGTAGGTCACTGTAACATAACGTTAGAATAGGTCAAGAACTGTAAGGGATTCATGGCAGCCTTTATCCCCTTCGTCGGCAAAGCTTCATCCCCGGGGCGATCGCTCGTGATTGGGGTGATTGCCGCGGGCCTAGTGGGCGGTGCTGGACTACTTCTCTGGCGATCGCGCCAAACGCCCCTTGACCTAGATCGCTACACCGTTTCCGTTCAAGACAGTCGCGATTTAGTTGCTCGCATTGCGGCCACGGGCAAAGTAGTGCCTGTGCAAACTGTCAATATCAGTCCAAAGCGAGCGGGTCTTTTGGCAGAACTGTACGTCGAACAGGGGGATCGGGTGAAAGCGGGTCAAATCATTGCCCGTATGGACAACCGCGATGAACAAGCGCAACTCGCCCAAGCCCAAGCCAACCTAGCGGACGCCATTGCCCGTCGCGATCGCATCGTTGCCGGGAACCGGGCTGAGGAAATTGCCCAAGCCGCAGCCCAAGTGCGAGCCGCCACCACCCGCGCTCAATTGGCAGAAGAACGCCTGAAACGCAATGAATTCTTGGCGGCGGAGGGGGCGATTCCCCGCGATACCTTGGATGAACTAAGAGCGAATCGCGATAGTGCGATCGCCAACCTCAATGAAGCCCAAAAGCGTTTGCAACTCTTACAGCGTGGCTCCCGCAGTGAAGACATCCGTCAAGCAGAAGCCGCAGTGGCTGCTGCCCAAGCCCAAGTCCAAGCCGCCCGTGCTGCCCTCGAAGATACCGTGATTCGTGCTCCTTTTACGGGGATCATTACCCAAAAGTACGCCAGTCCAGGAGCCTTTGTAACCCCCACCACTACAGCCTCGGCAACAACCTCTGCCACTTCCACCTCCATTGTGGCGATCGCTGAGGGGTTAGAAATTCTTGCCGAAGTACCAGAAGTGGATATTGGCCAAGTGCTCGTGGGGCAACCCGTTGAAATCCGTGCCGATGCCTATCCAGGGGAAACCTTTCAAGGGCGGGTGCGGCTAGTAGCTCCCGAGGCAGTGGTGGAGCAAAATGTCACCTTCTTTCAGGTGCGGGTTTCCTTGGTGACAGGGCTAGAAAAGCTGCGTTCTGGGATGAATGTGGACTTAGATTTTCTGGGGCAAAAAATTAACAACGCTCTCTTGGTACCCACAGTGGCTATTGCCGTTGAACGGGGCCAAACGGGTGTTTATGTGGTGGGTGCAGACAAACGACCAAAATTCCGCCCCGTCACCATTGGCAGTAGCTGGCAAGATCAAACCCAAATTATCCATGGTGTCAGTGTCGGTGAGCGCGTCTTTATTGACTTTCCTGAGCGGCTACGTCCGAAACAGGAGTAGCCTATGGCCTTCCACCATGTTTCAATTCGCACAGCCAATATCCAGCGGGCGATCGCCTTCTATGAATGCCTAGGCTTCACGATGGAGGTCCGCTTTACCACGGGCTATACCCTCGCCTGTTGGCTCAAGGGCTGGCACACCCGCCTTGAGCTTCTGCAAGTCCCTCAACCGAAGCCGGCGGCGGATTCCTTCCACGATGAGCACTACGTCGGCTACTACCATCTTTCCTTTGATCTCAGTGACCATCCTGACCCCCTTGAAACATGGCTCAATCAGGTGGGAGAAACCCTAAAGGCCCAGAGTTTACCCTTTCAGCTATTGCTGAAGCCAACTCAGCAAGTGATTGGTTCATCCCTTTATCACGTCGCCTTTATCCGCGATTGTGATGGCTTGCCCCTTGAATTTTTGCAGTGTCTGGGTTCCTGCTGAGGCCTAAGCGCCGATAAAATAAGGGGGCTGAGAGATTTTTGGGTCGTAGATAGGCATGCAACTGCAAACGGTTACTACAGCAATTCCCGACTGGTCGGGGGATTTACTGGCGATCGCTGTGTTTCAAACGGAAGGCACCCTCACCCTCACCGACCCCTACACGACCCTCGATCAACGCCTCAATGGCCTATTGCAGGAACTCATCAACGAAGGGGAATTTCAAGGTAAGTCTGGTACCTCCCTCCTGATGCGCCTATTACCCAACTTTCCCCTTAAAAAACTCCTGCTTGTTGGCCTTGGCAATCGCGAAGAATTTAACTTAGAAGCCCTCCGTCGCACTGGCGCCACCATTGCCCGCACTGCCCGCCGTGAACGCGCAAAAACCCTAGGCATAGCACTGCCCCATGAAACTTTAGAGGCGGCTGATGCCGCCCAAGCCGTTGCCGAAGGGGTTATCCTTGCCCTCCACAGTGATGTCCGCTTCAAGACTGACCCGGAAGCGCGCAAACTCTTACCCTATCCAGAAGTCGTGACCCTTTTAGGGCTAGGGGAACAAACTGCCGCCTTGACCCGGGCGCAGCGGATTTGCGATGGCGTGATTCTGGCGCGGGAACTGGTGAACGCCCCTGCCAATGAAGTGACTCCCGTCACCCTTGCAGAAACTGCTCAGCAACTGGCAGCCACCTATGGCCTGAGAGCCAAAATTTTGGAGCGCGATGAATGTGCTGCCCTTGGCATGGGTGCCTTTTTGGGCGTGGCCCAAGCCTCTGATTTGCCGCCAAAATTTATTCACCTTACCTACACTCCCCTCGGCAACGTACAGAAGAAAATTGCCCTCATTGGCAAGGGGTTAACGTTTGATTCCGGCGGCCTCAACCTCAAAACCCAAGGGGGCATTGAAACCATGAAAATGGACATGGGGGGAGCTGCAGCCGTTTTGGGAACGGCCAAGGTCATCGGTCAACTCAAACCCGCTGGCATTGAAGTCCACTTTATTATTGCTGCCACTGAAAACATGATTAGTGGCCGGGCGCTGCATCCGGGGGATATTCTCACCGCCTCCAACGGTAAAACCATCGAGGTCAACAACACCGATGCTGAAGGCCGCCTCACCCTTGCTGATGCCCTTGTCTATGCCGAAAAACTGGGCGTAGATGCGATTGTGGATTTAGCCACCCTGACAGGTGCCTGTATTGTTGCCCTGGGAGACAATATTGCCGGTCTTTGGAGCAATAACGCCGAATTAGCCCAGGCGCTGCAAAAGGCCAGCGATCGCTGCGGGGAAAAATTCTGGCAAATGCCCCTTGAAAATAAATACTTTGAGGCCATGAAGTCCCAAGTGGCTGACATGAAAAACACGGGCCCGCGCTCGGCAGGGTCAATTACTGCCGCCCTATTCCTTCAGCAATTTGTCGACCATACCCCTTGGGCACACCTTGACATTGCTGGACCAGTCTGGACGGAAAAAGAAGATGGCTACAACAATCCCTGTGGAACTGGCTACCCCGTGCGCACCCTGGTGGAGTGGCTATGCAGTCTCAGTGCCTAGGAACTAAATGCGATCGCCCCAACGGCTCATTGTTAAAGGTAGCCAAATTTTAGATCAGTGCGTTACCTTGACTGCTGAGCAGCAGCATTATCTATACCATGTGTTGCGTCTCAAAGGGGGAGATGAACTCTGGATTCTTGACGGTCAGGGTCAGCGGTGGCTTGGAGAACTCCAAGGGCACACCGTCAAGCTGTTACGCCCTGATTGCCGTGAGACGGAACTGTCCACTGAGATTATTCTCTGTCTGGCTCTACTCAAGGCAGCGAACTTTGAGCAGGTGTTGCAACAGGCAACGGAATTGGGAGTCAAGCACATTGTGCCCATTCAAACAGCGCGATCGCTCCTGCAACCCAGTATCAATAAATACCAGCGCTGGCAACGCATTCTCCAAGAGGCCGCCGAGCAAAGTGAGCGTCTT
Proteins encoded in this window:
- a CDS encoding FeoC-like transcriptional regulator, translated to MLLELQDYIKKRQVVSIEELVNHFRSPPSLIEPMIEQLIAKGRVQKITPSHCSSCQQCGSQSLQLYEWRMNHVIFSNDQSPK
- the ftnA gene encoding non-heme ferritin translates to MLSSAMINRLNEQINLEMFSAYLYLQMSSWCAHKALEGCATFLGQHADEEMAHMRRLLSYMHETGALAILKDIAAPPHNFASLKEMFNQVYEHEQFVTRKINELVHLANSEPDYSTLQFLQWYVAEQHQEEFLFKSILDKIELIGTEGQGLFFIDQEIGKLTSTRNSKTLPSIG
- a CDS encoding valine--pyruvate transaminase, giving the protein MNPALSQIGQQMSQLTGVRAIMKDIIETLRLNRGQDLINLSAGNPLILPEVEQLWRDCTHELMASPEFGQVVCRYGASQGYEPLIAAVVDDFNRRYGLNLTERNVLVTPGSQALYFFAANAFGGLSANGQLKKVVLPLSPEYTGYGGVSLTPNTVVAYRPRLEVFEADHTFKYRPDFQQLHIDDTTGCVIFSRPCNPTGNVLTDLEVRQIADLAVPYGVPVLIDAAYGPPYPSLNFTELAPVFGGNIVHCLSLSKAGLPGERVGIAIGDREILSVLEAFQTNACIHASRYGQAIAALAIANGALAEVSVNVIRPFYQRKFTILEDALRSALPNDIPWFLHRGEGAIFAWLWLRDLPMTDWELYQHLKRAGVIVVPGSSFFPGLTEPWRHKQECLRISLTASNEEIALGMQRLAATITQVYQASPNCFYSEMLA
- a CDS encoding efflux RND transporter periplasmic adaptor subunit yields the protein MAAFIPFVGKASSPGRSLVIGVIAAGLVGGAGLLLWRSRQTPLDLDRYTVSVQDSRDLVARIAATGKVVPVQTVNISPKRAGLLAELYVEQGDRVKAGQIIARMDNRDEQAQLAQAQANLADAIARRDRIVAGNRAEEIAQAAAQVRAATTRAQLAEERLKRNEFLAAEGAIPRDTLDELRANRDSAIANLNEAQKRLQLLQRGSRSEDIRQAEAAVAAAQAQVQAARAALEDTVIRAPFTGIITQKYASPGAFVTPTTTASATTSATSTSIVAIAEGLEILAEVPEVDIGQVLVGQPVEIRADAYPGETFQGRVRLVAPEAVVEQNVTFFQVRVSLVTGLEKLRSGMNVDLDFLGQKINNALLVPTVAIAVERGQTGVYVVGADKRPKFRPVTIGSSWQDQTQIIHGVSVGERVFIDFPERLRPKQE
- a CDS encoding VOC family protein gives rise to the protein MAFHHVSIRTANIQRAIAFYECLGFTMEVRFTTGYTLACWLKGWHTRLELLQVPQPKPAADSFHDEHYVGYYHLSFDLSDHPDPLETWLNQVGETLKAQSLPFQLLLKPTQQVIGSSLYHVAFIRDCDGLPLEFLQCLGSC
- a CDS encoding leucyl aminopeptidase, whose translation is MQLQTVTTAIPDWSGDLLAIAVFQTEGTLTLTDPYTTLDQRLNGLLQELINEGEFQGKSGTSLLMRLLPNFPLKKLLLVGLGNREEFNLEALRRTGATIARTARRERAKTLGIALPHETLEAADAAQAVAEGVILALHSDVRFKTDPEARKLLPYPEVVTLLGLGEQTAALTRAQRICDGVILARELVNAPANEVTPVTLAETAQQLAATYGLRAKILERDECAALGMGAFLGVAQASDLPPKFIHLTYTPLGNVQKKIALIGKGLTFDSGGLNLKTQGGIETMKMDMGGAAAVLGTAKVIGQLKPAGIEVHFIIAATENMISGRALHPGDILTASNGKTIEVNNTDAEGRLTLADALVYAEKLGVDAIVDLATLTGACIVALGDNIAGLWSNNAELAQALQKASDRCGEKFWQMPLENKYFEAMKSQVADMKNTGPRSAGSITAALFLQQFVDHTPWAHLDIAGPVWTEKEDGYNNPCGTGYPVRTLVEWLCSLSA
- a CDS encoding 16S rRNA (uracil(1498)-N(3))-methyltransferase, giving the protein MRSPQRLIVKGSQILDQCVTLTAEQQHYLYHVLRLKGGDELWILDGQGQRWLGELQGHTVKLLRPDCRETELSTEIILCLALLKAANFEQVLQQATELGVKHIVPIQTARSLLQPSINKYQRWQRILQEAAEQSERLYVPTLSEPLSVAEMVSLTPKGYIASLSAPQLLWNCLPQMNLSGPIYLAIGPEGGWTASELEQVLVAGWQAFSLGRRTLRAVTAAIASLSVVSHYAERHCVSPQQH